A stretch of Pseudoliparis swirei isolate HS2019 ecotype Mariana Trench chromosome 14, NWPU_hadal_v1, whole genome shotgun sequence DNA encodes these proteins:
- the gemin8 gene encoding gem-associated protein 8 isoform X2 has protein sequence MEDISTVMSWFSSPVYSRYWQHYQQAMAWNQRHRRAYAKAMEAGRGHTYGPEQSGGSQRQRYADWNAREEEDDEDGEDEESSSDSEIECDISNMEISEELRQYFAQTEKHKEELKKQQQLEAELHGSYVPADQDLRGVSWQSSATAPPSDRPGERRGAEMKKLYGKDAAKILAMEAAMQLNFDRKCDLKQPKYWPVIPLKL, from the exons ATG GAGGACATAAGCACCGTGATGTCCTGGTTCTCCAGCCCCGTGTACAGCCGCTACTGGCAGCACTACCAGCAGGCGATGGCCTGGAACCAGAGACACAGGCGAGCCTACGCTAAAGCCATGGAGGCGGGCCGCGGCCACACATACGGCCCGGAGCAGAGTGGCGGCAGCCAGCGGCAGCGCTACGCGGACTGGAAcgcaagggaggaggaggatgacgaagacggagaggacgaggagagcaGCTCGGACAGTGAGATCGAGTGTGACATCAGCAACATGGAGATCAGCGAGGAGCTTCGACAGTACTTCGCCCAGACCGAGAAACACAAAGAGGAGCTGA agaagcagcagcagttggAGGCCGAGCTGCACGGCAGCTACGTGCCGGCCGACCAGGACCTTCGCGGCGTCTCCTGGCAAAGCAGCGCGACGGCTCCTCCCTCGGACCGACCCGGCGAGCGGCGCGGGGCGGAGATGAAGAAGCTGTATGGCAAAGACGCGGCCAAGATCCTGGCCATGGAGGCGGCCATGCAGCTCAATTTCGACAGGAAGTGCGACCTCAAGCAGCCCAAGTACTGGCCCGTCATCCCACTGAAACTTTGA
- the gemin8 gene encoding gem-associated protein 8 isoform X1, with product MHLSHLQEDISTVMSWFSSPVYSRYWQHYQQAMAWNQRHRRAYAKAMEAGRGHTYGPEQSGGSQRQRYADWNAREEEDDEDGEDEESSSDSEIECDISNMEISEELRQYFAQTEKHKEELKKQQQLEAELHGSYVPADQDLRGVSWQSSATAPPSDRPGERRGAEMKKLYGKDAAKILAMEAAMQLNFDRKCDLKQPKYWPVIPLKL from the exons atGCATCTGTCTCATCTGCAGGAGGACATAAGCACCGTGATGTCCTGGTTCTCCAGCCCCGTGTACAGCCGCTACTGGCAGCACTACCAGCAGGCGATGGCCTGGAACCAGAGACACAGGCGAGCCTACGCTAAAGCCATGGAGGCGGGCCGCGGCCACACATACGGCCCGGAGCAGAGTGGCGGCAGCCAGCGGCAGCGCTACGCGGACTGGAAcgcaagggaggaggaggatgacgaagacggagaggacgaggagagcaGCTCGGACAGTGAGATCGAGTGTGACATCAGCAACATGGAGATCAGCGAGGAGCTTCGACAGTACTTCGCCCAGACCGAGAAACACAAAGAGGAGCTGA agaagcagcagcagttggAGGCCGAGCTGCACGGCAGCTACGTGCCGGCCGACCAGGACCTTCGCGGCGTCTCCTGGCAAAGCAGCGCGACGGCTCCTCCCTCGGACCGACCCGGCGAGCGGCGCGGGGCGGAGATGAAGAAGCTGTATGGCAAAGACGCGGCCAAGATCCTGGCCATGGAGGCGGCCATGCAGCTCAATTTCGACAGGAAGTGCGACCTCAAGCAGCCCAAGTACTGGCCCGTCATCCCACTGAAACTTTGA
- the LOC130204588 gene encoding neuronal membrane glycoprotein M6-b-like — protein sequence MDGTKPAMESNAEETQEEGQDSKGCFECCIKCLGGVPYASLVATILCFSGVALFCGCGHVALTGTLTMLENHFSRVATDHATLATVIEILQDIIYGVASFFFVYAIVLLAEGFYTTSAIKKELQSDFKTTVCGRCITAFFMFLTYVLALAFLAIFGFSAIPVFLFFNMWNTCAAMKSPDGNITSPDSICVDVRQYGIIPWNATPGKACGATLGDICNTSEFYLSYHLYIVAFAGAGATVIALIHYLMILGANWAYLKSAVSTHEYQDIKTKDDQDLEAEARSKEGQNSSSYS from the exons ATGGATGGGACAAAGCCGGCCATGGAGTCCAACGCGGAGGAGACTCAGGAGGAGGGACAAGACAGCAAAG GATGCTTCGAGTGCTGCATCAAGTGTCTGGGCGGGGTGCCCTACGCCTCGCTGGTGGCCACCATCCTCTGCTTCTCCGGCGTGGCCCTGTTCTGCGGCTGCGGCCACGTGGCACTGACCGGCACCCTGACAATGCTGGAAAACCACTTCTCTAGGGTGGCCACGGACCACGCCACCCTCGCCACGGT CATCGAGATCCTTCAGGACATCATCTACGGCGtcgcctccttcttcttcgtctacGCCATCGTCCTGCTGGCCGAGGGCTTTTACACCACCAGCGCCATCaagaaggagctgcagagcgaCTTCAAGACCACCGTCTGCGGCCGCTGCATCACCGCCTTC ttcatgttcctgacctacgTCCTCGCTCTGGCCTTCCTCGCTATCTTCGGCTTCTCGGCGATCCCGGTGTTCCTCTTCTTCAACATGTGGAATACCTGCGCTGCCATGAAGTCTCCGGACGGCAACATCACCTCGCCCGACTCCATCTGTGTGGACGTGAGGCAGTACG GTATAATTCCCTGGAACGCCACCCCGGGAAAAGCTTGCGGAGCCACACTGGGAGACATCTGCAACACCAGCGAG TTCTACCTGTCCTACCACCTCTACATCGTCGCGTTCGCCGGCGCCGGCGCCACCGTCATCGCCCTG ATCCACTACCTGATGATTTTGGGGGCCAACTGGGCCTACCTGAAGAGCGCCGTGTCCACGCACGAGTACCAGGACATCAAGACCAAGGACGACCAGGACCTGGAGGCCGAGGCGCGCTCCAAGGAGGGCCAGAACTCGTCCTCCTACTCATAG
- the LOC130204589 gene encoding ras-related protein Rab-9A-like, whose translation MSKSTLLKVILLGDGGVGKSSLMNRYVTNKFDSHLFHTIGVEFLNRELEVDGRHVTLQIWDTAGQERFRSLRTPFYRGSDCCLLTFSVDDGQSFSNLANWKKEFTYYADVKEPDGFPFVVLGNKLDVAERQVSGEDARQWCRENGGHPYFETSAKDATNVASAFEEAVRRTLASDDRADHLIHNNTVDLQRKSHPDSTCC comes from the coding sequence ATGTCAAAGTCGACCCTCCTGAAGGTCATCCTCCTGGGCGACGGCGGAGTTGGCAAGTCGTCGCTCATGAACCGCTACGTCACCAACAAGTTCGACTCGCACCTCTTCCACACCATCGGCGTGGAGTTCCTCAAcagggagctggaggtggacggCCGCCACGTCACCCTGCAGATCTGGGACACGGCGGGCCAGGAGCGCTTCCGCAGCCTCCGCACGCCGTTCTACCGCGGCTCCGACTGCTGCCTGCTCACCTTCAGCGTGGACGACGGGCAGAGCTTCAGCAACCTGGCCAACTGGAAGAAGGAGTTCACGTATTACGCCGACGTGAAGGAGCCGGACGGCTTCCCCTTCGTGGTGCTGGGCAACAAGCTGGACGTGGCGGAGCGGCAGGTTTCGGGGGAGGACGCTCGGCAGTGGTGCCGCGAGAACGGCGGCCACCCGTACTTCGAGACGAGCGCCAAGGACGCCACCAATGTGGCGTCGGCCTTCGAGGAGGCGGTGCGGCGCACCCTGGCGTCGGACGACCGAGCGGATCACCTCATCCACAACAACACGGTGGACCTGCAGAGGAAGAGTCaccccgactccacctgctgctGA